The following are encoded together in the Myxococcus guangdongensis genome:
- a CDS encoding alpha/beta hydrolase produces the protein MSVAIAVLVGIVVLVLALRQWLLVRECTPCPSEAFDGHIHRVGKAVIAERRCENPRATVLCMHGFVADMRYFTRHYEDPGLQLILVTSCDYHLPITGPREVSASWAKVPSAPEGTIAHDAAVLVQALEHLPRTDHVRVHGHSRGGAVVLEAAKLRPDLFEKVEVVLEAPVLPRARAYTSLTRAQLWLLPFFIPLWRMAPIARHNRGAWGPLEDARKRELIMAFPFNPKRVSTMLTNLVDLAHWFQERDESLFRNVRRGTVLVPGKDRVLDSRSMLESAQKGRPELDVVTLDGCSHFVLWDRPDALPALERLPERPSATA, from the coding sequence ATGTCCGTGGCCATCGCAGTCCTCGTCGGCATCGTCGTCCTCGTGCTCGCCCTGCGGCAGTGGCTGCTCGTCCGCGAGTGCACGCCCTGCCCGAGCGAGGCCTTCGACGGGCACATCCACCGGGTGGGCAAGGCGGTCATCGCGGAGCGGCGCTGTGAGAACCCGCGCGCCACCGTGCTGTGCATGCACGGCTTCGTGGCGGACATGCGCTACTTCACGCGCCACTACGAGGACCCGGGGCTGCAGCTCATCCTGGTGACGAGCTGCGACTACCACCTGCCCATCACGGGCCCTCGCGAAGTGTCCGCGTCCTGGGCCAAGGTGCCGAGCGCGCCGGAGGGTACGATTGCCCACGATGCCGCCGTGCTGGTGCAGGCACTGGAGCATCTGCCGAGGACGGACCACGTGCGCGTCCATGGGCACTCGCGTGGAGGCGCGGTGGTGCTGGAGGCGGCGAAGCTGCGGCCGGACCTGTTCGAGAAGGTGGAGGTGGTGCTGGAGGCGCCCGTGCTTCCGCGCGCCCGCGCGTACACGAGCTTGACGCGGGCGCAGCTCTGGCTGCTGCCGTTCTTCATCCCGCTGTGGCGCATGGCACCCATCGCGCGCCACAACCGGGGGGCGTGGGGGCCGCTGGAGGATGCGCGTAAGCGCGAGCTCATCATGGCGTTCCCGTTCAATCCGAAGCGGGTGTCGACCATGCTGACCAACCTGGTGGACCTGGCCCACTGGTTCCAGGAGCGCGATGAGTCGCTGTTCCGCAACGTGCGGCGCGGCACCGTGCTCGTCCCAGGGAAGGACCGGGTGCTGGACTCCAGGTCGATGTTGGAGAGCGCGCAGAAGGGCCGCCCGGAGCTCGACGTGGTGACGCTCGACGGGTGCAGCCACTTCGTGTTGTGGGATCGGCCTGATGCGCTGCCCGCGCTGGAGCGGCTGCCGGAGCGCCCATCCGCGACGGCGTAA
- a CDS encoding enoyl-CoA hydratase, which translates to MSHVLVERPEEGVALVRLHRPEVRNALGLELRQELAAAFRELGADAAVRCIVLTGGPEFFAAGADLRALVDATPVDLLLRDTQRLWQSLAECPAPVVAAVNGFALGGGCELAMHADMIVAGESASFGQPEIRVGIMPGAGGTQRLTRAVGKFKAMRLLLTGEPMTAREAEAMGLVTEVVPDPEVLERALTLARKVAYMPPLAVRQIKEVVLAGQDASLAEALLLERKAFQLLFATRDQKEGMRAFLDKRKPAFEGR; encoded by the coding sequence ATGTCCCACGTGCTCGTCGAGAGGCCCGAGGAAGGCGTCGCCTTGGTGCGACTGCATCGTCCCGAGGTTCGCAATGCATTGGGATTGGAGCTGCGCCAGGAATTGGCGGCGGCCTTCCGGGAGCTGGGCGCGGACGCGGCGGTGCGCTGCATCGTGCTGACGGGTGGGCCGGAGTTCTTCGCGGCGGGCGCGGACCTGCGGGCCCTGGTGGACGCGACGCCGGTGGACCTGTTGCTGCGAGACACCCAGCGGCTCTGGCAGTCCCTGGCGGAGTGCCCCGCGCCGGTCGTCGCCGCGGTGAATGGCTTTGCGCTCGGAGGCGGCTGCGAGCTGGCGATGCACGCGGACATGATTGTCGCGGGTGAGAGCGCCAGCTTCGGTCAGCCGGAGATTCGGGTGGGCATCATGCCGGGGGCGGGAGGCACGCAGCGGCTGACGCGCGCGGTGGGGAAGTTCAAGGCGATGAGGCTGCTGCTCACCGGTGAGCCGATGACGGCGCGGGAAGCGGAGGCCATGGGCCTGGTCACCGAGGTGGTCCCCGACCCGGAGGTGTTGGAGCGGGCGCTCACGCTCGCGCGGAAGGTGGCGTACATGCCGCCCCTGGCCGTGCGCCAGATAAAGGAGGTGGTCCTCGCGGGGCAGGACGCGTCCCTCGCGGAGGCGCTGCTCCTGGAGCGCAAGGCCTTCCAGCTTCTCTTCGCCACGCGGGACCAGAAGGAGGGCATGCGGGCCTTCCTGGACAAGCGCAAGCCCGCCTTCGAGGGACGCTGA
- a CDS encoding acyl-CoA dehydrogenase family protein encodes MRTAREDETLEQLLSMLERFVKERLIPNEHRVADEDAIPRDIIEEMRALGLFGLSTPVEFGGVGLNMSQEVQVAFVLGQTSPAFRSLIGTNNGIGSQGIILDGTEEQRSKYLPRLASGEIVGAFALTEPNAGSDASSLRTTARREGDVYVLNGTKRFITNAPEAGLFTVMARTNPDEKGAAGISAFLVEAGTPGLVIGPSDRKMGQKGTHTADVLFEDCRVPVTQLLGGVEGQGFKTAMKVLDRGRLHIAAVCVGVAERLIRESLRYAMEREQFGKPIAEFQLIQAMLADSRMEAYAARCMVLDAARRRDEGQNISTEASCCKLFASEMVGRVADRAVQIFGGAGYIADYGIERFYRDVRLFRLYEGTSQIQQLVIARNMMREAS; translated from the coding sequence ATGCGCACCGCCCGCGAGGACGAGACCCTGGAGCAGCTGCTCTCCATGCTGGAGCGCTTCGTGAAGGAGCGCCTGATTCCCAACGAGCACCGCGTGGCGGACGAGGACGCCATCCCCCGGGACATCATCGAGGAGATGCGAGCCCTGGGCCTGTTCGGCCTGTCCACGCCGGTGGAGTTCGGCGGCGTCGGGTTGAACATGAGCCAGGAGGTGCAGGTGGCCTTCGTGCTCGGACAGACGTCGCCCGCCTTCCGCTCGCTCATCGGCACCAACAACGGCATCGGCTCGCAGGGCATCATCCTGGACGGCACCGAGGAACAGCGGAGCAAGTACCTCCCCCGGCTCGCTTCCGGCGAGATTGTCGGCGCGTTCGCCCTGACGGAGCCCAACGCGGGCTCGGATGCATCCTCATTGAGGACCACGGCCCGGCGTGAGGGCGACGTGTACGTGCTCAACGGCACCAAGCGCTTCATCACCAACGCGCCCGAGGCGGGGCTGTTCACGGTGATGGCGCGCACCAACCCGGACGAGAAGGGGGCCGCGGGCATCTCCGCGTTCCTGGTCGAGGCGGGCACCCCAGGGCTCGTCATCGGTCCGTCGGACCGGAAGATGGGCCAGAAGGGGACGCACACCGCGGACGTGCTCTTCGAGGACTGTCGTGTCCCCGTGACGCAGTTGTTGGGCGGCGTGGAGGGGCAGGGCTTCAAGACGGCGATGAAGGTGCTGGACCGGGGCCGGCTCCACATCGCGGCGGTGTGCGTGGGAGTGGCCGAGAGGCTCATCCGCGAGAGCCTGCGCTACGCCATGGAGCGCGAGCAGTTCGGCAAGCCCATCGCGGAGTTCCAGCTCATCCAGGCCATGCTGGCGGACAGTCGCATGGAGGCCTACGCGGCGCGCTGCATGGTGCTGGACGCGGCCCGGCGTCGGGACGAGGGCCAGAACATCAGCACCGAGGCGTCCTGCTGCAAACTGTTCGCGAGCGAGATGGTGGGGCGCGTCGCGGACCGCGCGGTGCAGATTTTCGGAGGGGCGGGGTACATCGCGGACTACGGCATCGAGCGCTTCTACCGCGACGTGCGCCTGTTCCGCCTGTATGAGGGCACCAGCCAGATTCAGCAGCTGGTCATCGCGCGAAATATGATGCGCGAGGCGAGCTGA
- a CDS encoding 3-oxoadipyl-CoA thiolase, with product MSAYIYDGLRTPFGRHAGALAPVRPDDLLSGVIRALLTRGPFELGDIEDVVIGCTNQAGEDSRNVARHAALLAGLPIEVGGVTVNRLCGSGLAAVLDAARAVMTGQGELFVAGGVESMSRAPFVLPKAESAFSRDAQVFDTTMGARFPNPRVVARFGGDTMPETADHIARDLGIGRVASDRFALASQQKFATARARGFFTGELVPVELPGRKGVITTVTVDEHPRPDTTLDKLSTLKPLAADGVVTAGNASGINDGAAALLVGSICVGESVGCKPLARIVSAAIAGVPPRTMGLGPVPAARKALERAQLALSDMDVIEINEAFAVQVLGCLKLLELGDDDSRVNPNGGAIAVGHPLGASGARLALTAARQLQVSGGRYALVSMCIGVGQGIAAILERV from the coding sequence ATGAGCGCCTATATCTACGATGGGTTGCGCACGCCGTTCGGCCGTCACGCGGGGGCGCTGGCTCCTGTTCGCCCCGATGACCTGCTCTCGGGAGTCATCCGCGCGCTGCTCACGAGGGGGCCCTTCGAGCTGGGGGACATCGAAGACGTCGTCATCGGCTGCACCAACCAGGCGGGGGAGGACAGCCGCAACGTGGCGCGCCACGCCGCGCTGCTCGCGGGGCTGCCCATCGAGGTGGGCGGTGTGACGGTGAACCGGCTGTGCGGCAGCGGTCTCGCGGCGGTGCTGGATGCGGCGCGCGCGGTCATGACGGGGCAGGGTGAGCTCTTCGTCGCCGGAGGCGTGGAGAGCATGAGCCGCGCGCCCTTCGTGTTGCCCAAGGCCGAATCGGCGTTCAGCCGCGACGCCCAGGTGTTCGACACGACGATGGGCGCGAGGTTCCCGAATCCCCGGGTGGTTGCTCGCTTCGGCGGTGACACGATGCCGGAGACGGCGGACCACATCGCGCGCGACCTGGGCATCGGTCGCGTGGCCTCCGACCGGTTCGCGCTGGCTTCGCAGCAGAAGTTCGCGACGGCTCGGGCTCGGGGTTTCTTCACGGGAGAGCTGGTCCCCGTGGAGCTGCCGGGGCGCAAGGGGGTCATCACCACGGTGACGGTCGACGAGCATCCCCGTCCGGACACGACACTCGACAAGTTATCCACACTCAAGCCGCTGGCCGCGGACGGTGTCGTCACGGCGGGCAACGCCTCGGGCATCAATGATGGCGCGGCGGCGCTGCTCGTCGGCTCGATTTGTGTGGGCGAGTCCGTGGGGTGCAAGCCGCTGGCGCGCATCGTCTCGGCCGCCATCGCGGGGGTTCCACCGCGCACCATGGGATTGGGGCCTGTTCCGGCCGCGCGCAAGGCGCTGGAGCGCGCGCAGCTTGCGCTGTCGGACATGGATGTCATCGAAATCAACGAGGCCTTCGCCGTGCAGGTGCTCGGCTGCCTCAAGCTGTTGGAGCTGGGCGATGACGACAGTCGGGTGAACCCGAACGGTGGAGCCATCGCCGTCGGGCATCCACTGGGAGCGTCGGGGGCGAGACTGGCCCTGACGGCGGCGCGGCAGCTCCAGGTCTCCGGTGGGCGCTACGCGCTCGTCAGCATGTGCATCGGGGTGGGGCAGGGCATCGCTGCGATCCTCGAGCGCGTGTGA
- a CDS encoding IclR family transcriptional regulator: protein MSEEEVKDRQFVTALARGLEILRAFTPQRPMLGNQELAASTGLPKPTISRLTHTLTRLGYLTYSERLGKYQLGTRVLALGFAALSNMGVRDVARPLMQDLADYANVPVSLGSRDRLNVVYVEHCRSTAAVTLRLDIGSRLPLATTAMGRALLAALPEGERRYLMGHIAKREPEKWPRLQASIEQALEEYRTHGFTLSVGDWDRDVNAVGVPFVAPDGSGLLAFNCGGPSFLLPRQRLLLDIGPRLVNLVRNVEAALQRR from the coding sequence GTGAGCGAAGAGGAAGTGAAGGACCGTCAATTCGTGACGGCGCTCGCGCGTGGGTTGGAGATTTTGCGGGCCTTCACCCCGCAGCGCCCCATGCTCGGCAACCAGGAGCTCGCGGCGAGCACGGGGCTGCCCAAGCCCACCATCTCGCGGTTGACGCATACGCTGACGCGGCTGGGGTACCTCACGTACTCGGAGCGGCTGGGCAAGTACCAGCTCGGCACGCGGGTGCTCGCGCTCGGCTTCGCGGCGCTCTCCAACATGGGCGTGCGCGACGTGGCCCGGCCACTGATGCAGGACCTGGCGGACTACGCGAACGTCCCGGTGTCGCTGGGCAGTCGGGACCGGCTCAACGTGGTGTACGTGGAGCACTGCCGCTCCACCGCGGCGGTGACGCTGCGGCTGGACATCGGCTCTCGGCTCCCCCTGGCCACCACGGCGATGGGCCGGGCGCTGCTCGCCGCGCTCCCCGAGGGCGAGCGTCGCTACCTCATGGGCCACATCGCCAAGCGCGAGCCGGAGAAGTGGCCGCGCCTCCAGGCGAGCATCGAGCAAGCGCTGGAGGAGTACCGCACGCACGGCTTCACGCTCTCCGTCGGGGACTGGGACCGGGACGTCAACGCGGTGGGCGTGCCGTTCGTCGCGCCGGATGGCAGCGGGCTTCTGGCCTTCAACTGCGGCGGGCCGTCGTTCCTGCTGCCGCGTCAACGACTGCTGTTGGACATCGGTCCCCGACTGGTGAACCTGGTGCGCAACGTCGAGGCGGCGCTGCAGCGCCGCTGA
- a CDS encoding 3-hydroxyacyl-CoA dehydrogenase produces MVDVQSPLLTLGLVGTGVMGRGIAQLAAQAGITVRLFDARHQAAEEARASVASTLEMLVTKGRLSPEEARAATARLEPVAYEASLAGCDVVVEAIVEDLGAKQALFIRLEGIVGPDCLLATNTSSLSVTAIASACERPGRVGGFHFFNPVPLMKVVEVIEGARTEPWVGEALVLLARRLGHRPVRAADTPGFIVNHAGRGFGTEALRILQEGVASFEVIDRVLRDAAGFRMGPFELLDLTGLDVSHPVMESVYEQFYQEPRFRPSYLLRQRLVAGLLGRKSGQGFYSHEGGRPRAVPEPALPKGEQRPVWVAADEPAWRDALLALVRAAGWFPDDGEHPAPESLCLVAPLGRDATTTALALEVDPERTVAVDLLFGPERRRTVMTTPVTRPAFLDSALALLGADGTPVARIHDSTGFIAQRVLATVVNIACDIAQQRIASPEDIDAAVTLGLGYPRGPLAWGDALGPRRVLKVLEAIHSASGDPRYRASPWLSRRARLGVSLLTPER; encoded by the coding sequence ATGGTCGACGTCCAATCACCCTTGCTCACGCTGGGACTGGTCGGAACGGGCGTCATGGGCCGAGGCATCGCTCAGCTCGCCGCGCAGGCGGGAATCACCGTCCGCCTGTTCGATGCACGTCACCAGGCCGCGGAGGAGGCCCGCGCATCGGTTGCATCGACGCTCGAGATGCTGGTGACGAAGGGCCGCCTGTCGCCCGAGGAGGCGCGCGCGGCGACAGCCCGGCTCGAACCTGTTGCCTACGAAGCGTCGCTCGCGGGCTGTGACGTGGTGGTGGAGGCCATCGTCGAGGACCTCGGTGCGAAGCAGGCACTGTTCATCCGCCTGGAGGGCATCGTCGGGCCGGACTGCCTGCTGGCCACGAACACCTCGTCGCTCTCGGTGACGGCCATCGCCTCGGCGTGCGAGCGACCGGGCCGCGTCGGTGGCTTCCACTTCTTCAACCCGGTGCCGTTGATGAAGGTGGTGGAGGTCATCGAGGGCGCGCGCACGGAGCCCTGGGTGGGCGAGGCGCTCGTGCTGCTCGCGCGGCGGCTGGGCCACCGGCCGGTGCGCGCGGCGGACACTCCAGGCTTCATCGTGAACCACGCGGGGCGTGGCTTCGGCACGGAGGCGCTGCGCATCCTCCAGGAAGGCGTGGCCTCGTTCGAGGTGATTGACCGCGTGCTGCGTGACGCCGCGGGTTTCCGGATGGGGCCGTTCGAGCTGCTGGACCTCACGGGGCTGGATGTCTCGCACCCGGTGATGGAGTCCGTGTACGAGCAGTTCTACCAGGAGCCGCGCTTCCGTCCGTCATACCTGCTGCGTCAGCGGCTCGTCGCGGGACTGCTCGGGCGCAAGAGCGGGCAGGGCTTCTACTCCCACGAGGGGGGACGGCCTCGAGCCGTGCCGGAGCCCGCGCTTCCGAAGGGAGAACAGCGGCCGGTGTGGGTGGCCGCCGATGAGCCCGCATGGCGCGATGCGCTGCTGGCCCTGGTGCGCGCGGCGGGTTGGTTCCCGGACGACGGTGAGCATCCCGCGCCGGAGTCGCTGTGCCTCGTCGCGCCGTTGGGCCGGGACGCCACCACCACGGCACTGGCTCTGGAAGTGGACCCCGAGCGCACGGTGGCGGTGGACCTGTTGTTCGGTCCGGAGCGCCGGCGCACGGTGATGACGACGCCGGTGACGCGGCCCGCGTTCCTGGACTCGGCGCTCGCGCTGCTCGGGGCGGACGGAACGCCGGTGGCGCGCATCCATGACAGCACGGGCTTCATCGCGCAGCGGGTGCTCGCCACGGTGGTGAACATCGCGTGCGACATCGCGCAGCAGCGCATCGCGAGCCCGGAGGACATCGATGCCGCGGTGACGCTCGGGCTGGGGTATCCGCGCGGACCGTTGGCCTGGGGTGATGCGCTCGGTCCGCGACGCGTGTTGAAGGTGCTGGAGGCCATCCACTCGGCCTCTGGAGACCCGCGCTATCGCGCGAGCCCGTGGTTGTCCCGCCGAGCCCGACTCGGTGTCTCCCTCCTCACGCCGGAGAGGTGA
- a CDS encoding helix-turn-helix domain-containing protein, which translates to MLEGGYTELAPPDFMADRVDALWRYVTPSIATPGLHRILPDGCTDLIVRFPDAHALGRGDEPRVTVVGPMESFALVKETPGSVSLGIRLKPGWALALLGVSPRELCNLNVSVKDCAPALVALQQRLSACRSLEHAQALLQQELLRRNASPRHLPKARTAHALQCLQASAGQVRMSALARELGISERTLHRDILEEAGTAPKLLARVLRFQRALGQLRAGHASLSTVALDCGYSDQAHFTREVRELAGVSPTGLLE; encoded by the coding sequence ATGCTCGAGGGTGGATACACGGAGCTGGCACCGCCGGACTTCATGGCCGACCGGGTGGACGCCCTCTGGCGCTACGTCACTCCGTCCATCGCCACTCCGGGCCTCCACCGCATCCTCCCTGATGGCTGCACGGACCTCATCGTGCGCTTCCCGGACGCGCACGCCCTGGGCCGTGGCGACGAGCCCCGCGTGACGGTGGTCGGCCCCATGGAGTCCTTCGCGCTGGTGAAGGAGACACCCGGCTCGGTGAGCCTCGGAATCCGGCTCAAGCCCGGCTGGGCGCTCGCGCTGCTCGGCGTGAGCCCTCGCGAGTTGTGCAACCTCAACGTCTCCGTGAAGGACTGCGCGCCGGCCCTCGTCGCCCTCCAGCAACGCCTGTCCGCCTGCCGCTCCCTCGAGCACGCCCAGGCCCTGCTCCAACAGGAACTCCTGCGCCGCAATGCCTCGCCGCGGCACCTGCCGAAGGCCCGGACCGCCCATGCGCTCCAGTGTCTCCAGGCCTCGGCGGGACAGGTGCGCATGTCCGCGCTGGCGCGCGAGCTGGGCATCAGCGAAAGAACCCTGCACCGCGACATCCTGGAGGAAGCAGGCACGGCGCCCAAGCTGCTCGCCCGCGTGCTGCGCTTCCAACGTGCGCTGGGGCAGCTTCGCGCGGGACATGCATCACTGAGCACCGTGGCGCTCGACTGCGGCTACTCGGACCAGGCCCACTTCACCCGGGAGGTGCGAGAGCTGGCGGGAGTGTCTCCCACCGGCCTGCTGGAATGA